ACAGGATATGCAGTTGTTGGATTTACCTTTGAATGATAGAAAGTTCACATGGTTCAGGGGACGTTCGTGCAGTCGGATTGATAGGGTGTTAGTGAATATAGAATGGATGGAAGAATTCCCTGATGTTCGCCTAAAAGGCGGGCCTAGAGGACTGTCAGACCATTGTCCGTTGATTGTAGAGGACAAGAGAGTTGGTGATGGGCCACGTCCTTTCAGAAGTCTGGATTCTTGGTTTACACATGACGGTTTCCTGAGTATGGTTAAAAATGAATGGAGAAATTTGGGGGAGGCCCAGTTCATAAGTAAGTTGAAGGCTATGACGGGTCCACTACGTATATGGCACAAGAACAATTTCGGGGGCATGGATAAGAGGCTGAAGACGCTTGAGGAGGAGATTAAGAAACTGGATAATATGGTTAGTGAAGGTGTCTATGATGGTACGATGGAGGCTAGAAGGAAGGCGTTGGTGAGCTTCTGTGAGAAGTGGTATGTTAGGAAGGAGGTACACTGAAAGCAGATGTCGATGTCTCAGCATGCTAAGTACATGGATAAAAATACTAGATACTTCCACAACATTGCCTCGGCTAGGAGACGGAATAACCAGATTGATGCTCTGATGATTAATGGACGGTGAGTGTGGAATCAAACACGCATAAAGGTCACAATTAGAGGGTTCTACAAGAACCTGTATCGGCAGGAGTTTGTTCCGAGGATTGGCTTTCGGGATGGGCTGGTAAGACAGATTGATGGTGAGGTGGCCATAGCATTGGAGGTGATGTGGAGGAAATTAGGAAGGTAGTTTAGGACTGTGAATCCTCTAAAGCCCCGGGTAGTGATGGGTACAATTTGAACTTTATCAAATGATGCTGGAAGGATATTGGCCAGGAGTTCACTGCAGCGGTGATGGATTTCTTCCAAAGTGCTAAGTTACCAAACGATGCAAATGTTACGTGGGTAACGCTAGCTCTGAAGTTTGTGGGTGCTAAAGAGATCAAGGACTTCAGACCTATTAGCATGGTGGGATGTGTGTATAAGGTGATCTCCAAGGTCTTAGTACGGCGAATGAGAACAGTTATGCCGGATTTGGTAGGAGAGACACAGAGTGCTTTTGTTAAGGGTAGGAAGATACATGATGACGCCCTCATTGCCTGTGAGACGGTCCAATGGCTCAAGACGAGAAGAAAGCAAGCGGCAATTATAAAACTAGACTTTCAGAAAGCCTACGATAGAGTGAGATGGAGTTTTGTGGATCTTGTGCTTCAGAAGATGGGGTTCGGGCAAAGGTGGAGGAATTGTAAAAGAGTGTGTCAGTACGGCCTCTATGTCTGTCCTGGTGAATGGTTCACCTTCCAAGGCGTTTAAAATGGAGAGGAGTTTAAGACAAGGGAATCCCCTCTATCCTCTATTGTTTGTGCTCGTGGTTGATGTCTTGCATAGAATGCTGGGGGAAGCTGTAAGGAATGGGCGCATTGCTCCGTTGCTGGTTGGGAGAGATCATATTGAATTGTCTCATCTACAATTCGCAGATGATACTATCTTGTTTTGCCCTCCGGAGACAGAAACAATTGCGAACTATAAGAGGCTGCTGCGCTGTTTTGAGTTGATGTCTGGGTTGAGCATCAATTTTGATAAGTCGAATTTAATTCCAGTCAATTGTGAGCAGGAGTGGGTGGAGCATGTGTGTGGTATGCTGGGGTGTAAACAAGCGGCGCTACCTATTAGATACCTCGGTATCCCTTTAGGAGCAAATCCTCGATTGGTAAAGACTTGGAAGCCGATTATAGACAAGGTGAAAGAGAAGCTCAGCTTGTGGAAAGCAAAGGTTTTAAACAAAGCAGGTAAACTAGTTCTTATTAAGTCGGTCTTGAATAGCTTGCCGGTTTACTACCTCAGTCTATACAAGATGCCAAAGGCGGTTGCTAACAAGCTCATTGCACTTCAAAGAAGTTTTttgtggagtaaggaggatggtaATTATGATATGCCACTAGTGAAGTGGGAAGTGGTCCAAGCCCCAAAAAAGGCTGGAGGATTGGGGGTAGGAGATGCAGTAATCAGGAACACAGTGCTCTTGTTCAAATGATGGTGGCGTTTCTCAAAGGAGGATTGCCTGTTGTGGAAGCAGGTTGTGTGTTCCTGTAATAATCTGAACCCTAATGTTATGTTATCTAGTCAGACTCTTCCAGTGAAGGGGGCCCATGAAAAGACATCTGTCAGTTAAATATAGTAGAACAACAGGTGAAAGAAAAACTTATTACTGGTCTGGCGATGGAAGTAGGGAATGGAAGACGAACGCGGT
The DNA window shown above is from Arachis ipaensis cultivar K30076 chromosome B08, Araip1.1, whole genome shotgun sequence and carries:
- the LOC107611571 gene encoding uncharacterized protein LOC107611571 encodes the protein MLGEAVRNGRIAPLLVGRDHIELSHLQFADDTILFCPPETETIANYKRLLRCFELMSGLSINFDKSNLIPVNCEQEWVEHVCGMLGCKQAALPIRYLGIPLGANPRLVKTWKPIIDKVKEKLSLWKAKVLNKAGKLVLIKSVLNSLPVYYLSLYKMPKAVANKLIALQRSFLWSKEDGNYDMPLVKWEVVQAPKKAGGLGVGDAVIRNTVLLFK